A genomic window from Bradyrhizobium lupini includes:
- a CDS encoding ABC transporter permease, with protein sequence MLSYILRRIASTLPVMAIVALFVFSLLYIAPGDPAVVIAGDQASPEDVERIRQSLGLDRPFLIQFGSWVWRILHGDLGTSIFTNLPVSTMIGQRLGPTLSLMMVTLLLTIVVAVPLGVLAAWKAGSLIDRAIMAFAVFGFSLPVFVVGYVLAYVFALELEWLPVQGYTPLAQGLWPWLQNLILPSIALGCVYIALIARITRATMLEVLQQDYIRTARAKGLGQGGILFVHALKNAAVPIVTVIGIGIALLIGGAVVTESVFAIPGLGRLTIDAILRRDYPVIQGIVLLFSFVYVLVNLMIDVVYTLVDPRIRY encoded by the coding sequence ATGCTCTCCTACATCCTCCGGCGTATCGCCTCGACCTTGCCCGTGATGGCGATCGTCGCGCTGTTCGTGTTCAGCCTGCTCTACATCGCGCCGGGGGATCCCGCCGTGGTGATCGCGGGCGATCAGGCAAGTCCGGAGGATGTGGAGCGCATCCGTCAGAGCCTCGGGCTCGACCGACCCTTCCTGATCCAGTTCGGCAGCTGGGTCTGGCGCATTCTGCACGGCGATCTCGGCACCTCGATCTTCACCAATCTGCCGGTCTCGACCATGATCGGCCAGCGTCTCGGGCCGACGCTGTCGCTGATGATGGTCACGCTCCTGCTCACGATCGTGGTCGCGGTGCCGCTCGGCGTGCTGGCGGCCTGGAAGGCGGGAAGCCTGATCGACCGGGCCATCATGGCCTTTGCCGTGTTCGGCTTCTCCCTGCCGGTCTTCGTCGTCGGCTATGTCCTCGCCTACGTCTTTGCGCTGGAGCTCGAATGGCTTCCCGTGCAGGGCTATACGCCGCTCGCCCAGGGCCTCTGGCCCTGGCTGCAAAACCTGATCCTGCCGTCGATCGCACTCGGCTGTGTCTACATCGCGCTGATCGCGCGTATCACGCGCGCCACCATGCTCGAAGTGCTGCAACAGGATTATATCCGCACCGCGCGCGCCAAGGGCCTCGGGCAGGGCGGCATCCTGTTCGTCCACGCGCTGAAGAACGCGGCAGTGCCGATCGTCACGGTGATCGGGATCGGCATTGCGCTTCTGATCGGCGGCGCGGTCGTCACGGAAAGCGTGTTCGCGATTCCCGGCCTCGGCCGGCTCACGATCGACGCGATCCTGCGCCGCGATTATCCCGTCATCCAGGGCATCGTGCTGCTGTTCAGCTTCGTCTACGTCCTCGTCAATCTGATGATCGACGTCGTTTATACGCTCGTTGACCCGAGGATCCGCTATTGA
- the nikE gene encoding nickel ABC transporter ATP-binding protein NikE, whose product MSEELLRIDDLHVEFSTRRGMVEAVRGVTLTVEAGEMLGLVGESGSGKSVTGFATTRLLDAAGRVTAGKILFRGQDVTKLRGDDLRQLQGAAMSMIFQNPRAALNPIRAIGLQIADAILTHKRISKDAARAEALELLRAVQIRDAETRMNAYPHELSGGMCQRVMIAIAISCNPALLIADEPTTGLDVTTQKVVMDLLAEIAAARGMATILITHDLGLAARYCRRIAVMERGRIVEEASPRTLFGAPQHAYTRRLVAASPTATSRIEDLVTEEEREGYAAVIGRPRREPVHGTPPLLEVRKLAKRFDEGAAAVADFSMTMAGGESVGLVGESGSGKSTTSRMICRLIDPSEGEIVFDGQAIGHVASRDFHRSQFRKDIQMVFQDPNESLNPRFTAFDCIAHPLMRLDRMRGGDALRKRVEDCADRVGLPLDLLPRFPHQLSGGQKARVGIARAIACRPRLLVLDEPTAALDVSVQAVVLQLLDRLRRENDIALLFVSHDLNVVRMLCDRTIVLRNGGIVEQGESRALFDNPKTDYTRKLVAAIPHIETGPVLAAAL is encoded by the coding sequence ATGAGCGAGGAATTGCTCAGGATCGACGACCTCCACGTCGAATTCTCGACGCGACGAGGGATGGTCGAGGCCGTGCGCGGTGTGACGCTCACGGTCGAAGCCGGCGAGATGCTTGGCCTCGTCGGCGAAAGCGGCTCTGGCAAGTCGGTCACCGGTTTTGCCACGACGCGGCTGCTCGATGCGGCCGGCCGCGTCACCGCAGGCAAGATACTGTTTCGCGGGCAGGACGTCACAAAACTCAGGGGTGACGATCTCCGGCAGCTCCAGGGCGCCGCGATGTCGATGATCTTCCAGAACCCGCGGGCGGCGCTCAATCCGATCCGCGCGATCGGTTTGCAGATCGCGGACGCGATCCTCACGCACAAGCGGATATCGAAGGATGCCGCCCGCGCCGAAGCGCTGGAGCTGTTGCGCGCCGTCCAGATCCGCGACGCCGAGACGCGGATGAACGCCTATCCGCACGAACTCTCGGGCGGCATGTGCCAGCGTGTCATGATCGCGATCGCGATTTCCTGCAATCCCGCGCTGTTGATCGCCGATGAGCCGACGACCGGACTCGATGTCACCACGCAGAAAGTGGTGATGGACCTCCTGGCGGAGATTGCCGCCGCGCGCGGCATGGCGACGATCCTGATCACGCACGATCTCGGGTTAGCGGCGCGATATTGCCGCCGTATCGCGGTGATGGAACGCGGCCGCATCGTCGAAGAGGCAAGCCCCAGGACGCTCTTCGGCGCGCCGCAGCACGCCTATACCAGGCGTCTGGTGGCGGCGTCGCCAACCGCGACCTCCCGGATTGAGGATCTCGTGACGGAAGAGGAGCGGGAAGGCTACGCGGCTGTCATCGGCAGGCCCAGACGGGAGCCCGTCCACGGGACTCCGCCGCTGCTGGAAGTGCGCAAGCTCGCAAAACGCTTCGACGAGGGCGCTGCGGCGGTGGCGGACTTCTCGATGACGATGGCCGGCGGCGAGAGCGTCGGCCTCGTCGGTGAATCCGGCTCCGGCAAGAGCACGACGTCGCGCATGATCTGCCGCCTGATCGACCCGAGCGAGGGCGAGATCGTGTTCGACGGCCAGGCGATCGGCCATGTGGCGTCGCGCGACTTTCACCGCTCGCAGTTCCGCAAAGATATCCAGATGGTGTTCCAGGACCCGAACGAGAGCCTCAATCCGCGCTTCACCGCCTTCGACTGCATCGCCCATCCCCTGATGCGGCTCGATCGTATGCGTGGGGGCGATGCGCTGCGCAAGCGGGTGGAAGACTGCGCCGATCGCGTGGGGCTGCCGCTGGATCTGTTGCCGCGCTTTCCGCATCAGCTCTCCGGCGGCCAGAAGGCGCGCGTCGGCATCGCCCGTGCCATCGCCTGCCGGCCGCGCCTTCTGGTGCTGGACGAGCCGACCGCTGCGCTCGACGTCTCCGTTCAGGCCGTGGTGCTGCAACTGCTCGACCGCCTGCGGCGCGAGAACGACATCGCGCTGCTGTTCGTCAGCCACGATCTCAACGTGGTGCGGATGCTCTGCGACCGCACCATCGTGCTGCGCAATGGCGGCATCGTGGAGCAGGGCGAGAGCCGGGCGTTGTTCGACAATCCCAAGACCGACTACACGCGCAAGCTGGTCGCGGCGATCCCGCATATCGAGACCGGCCCGGTGCTGGCGGCCGCGCTTTGA
- a CDS encoding ABC transporter permease: protein MTSATLRHSVWILRGNPLTGVAAAGVLLFVLVAIFGPWLVPYDPIVSNVSEALQPPSAAHLAGTDQLGRDVFSRLVVAARLDLAIAVSAVGISFVIGAVVGSFCGYAGGRLDRSVGRFVDVMMAFPLFVLAMAMVAALGNRIENIVIATAIINLPFYIRFARAEVNVRRNVGWVEAARSCGESHFSVVLRFLLPNILPAMAVQISLNLGWAILNAAGLSFIGLGVKPPTPEWGIMVAEGARFISTGRWWLVAFPGLALMMAVLCFNLLGDGMRDILDPRMRT from the coding sequence ATGACCAGCGCAACCCTCCGCCATTCGGTCTGGATTTTGCGCGGCAACCCGCTGACCGGCGTCGCCGCGGCCGGTGTCCTGCTGTTCGTCCTGGTCGCGATCTTCGGACCGTGGCTCGTGCCCTATGATCCCATCGTCTCCAATGTCTCGGAGGCCTTGCAGCCGCCGAGCGCGGCGCACCTTGCCGGCACCGACCAGCTCGGGCGCGACGTGTTCAGCCGCCTCGTCGTTGCGGCACGGCTCGACCTGGCCATCGCGGTCTCGGCGGTCGGCATCTCCTTCGTCATCGGCGCCGTCGTGGGCTCGTTCTGCGGCTATGCCGGCGGCAGGCTCGACCGCTCGGTCGGCCGCTTCGTCGATGTCATGATGGCCTTTCCGCTGTTTGTGCTGGCGATGGCGATGGTTGCGGCGCTCGGCAACCGGATCGAGAACATCGTGATTGCGACCGCGATCATCAATCTGCCCTTCTACATCCGCTTCGCCCGTGCCGAGGTCAACGTCCGGCGCAATGTCGGCTGGGTGGAGGCGGCGCGTTCCTGCGGCGAGAGTCATTTCTCGGTGGTGCTGCGCTTCCTGTTGCCGAACATCCTGCCGGCGATGGCGGTGCAAATCTCACTCAACCTCGGCTGGGCGATCCTGAACGCCGCCGGTCTTTCCTTCATCGGCCTTGGCGTCAAGCCGCCGACCCCGGAATGGGGCATCATGGTCGCGGAGGGGGCGCGCTTCATCTCGACGGGGCGGTGGTGGCTGGTGGCCTTTCCGGGCCTCGCGTTGATGATGGCCGTGCTGTGCTTCAACCTCCTCGGTGACGGGATGCGGGACATTCTCGATCCGCGCATGCGCACATGA
- a CDS encoding ABC transporter substrate-binding protein, translating to MDRRTVLKGLAGAGGLALSGLSAPAIAQGASARTLRFVPQANLANFDPIWGTQYVVRNAAALVWDTLYGVDSALQPQRQMVEAEEVTDDGTTWTFKLRPGLKFHDGEPVLSKDVVASLTRWAARDPMGLMLKALQQELTAVDDRTFKWVLKQPFPKMLYALGKNNSPCAFIMPERIAQTDPFKQIGDYVGSGPMKFAKGEWVPGAKAVFEKFADYVPRQEKASWLAGGKQMLLDRVEWIVMPDPATAAAALQNGEIDWWENPIADLVPVLKKNKNISVDIGDPLGNVGSFRMNFLYPPFNDVRARRAVLMAMSQEDYMRALVGDDNSLWKSLPGFFTPDTPLYTEAGGEVLKGKRDLDAAKKLLAESGYSGQPVTCLVAQDQPITKAFGDVTADLLKQLGMNVDFVANDWGTVGSRRAQKTPPGQGGWNMFHTWHAGSDCINPAPYTAIRANGDKAWFGWPSSPGTEKEVTSWFEAKNLDEEKAAVARLNKVALEDVVYAPTGFFLSYTAWRKNVSGITKGPLPFFWGVSKSA from the coding sequence ATGGATCGCAGGACCGTATTGAAGGGACTGGCCGGCGCGGGCGGTCTGGCATTGAGCGGCCTCTCGGCCCCGGCGATCGCACAAGGCGCCTCCGCGCGCACCCTGCGCTTCGTGCCGCAAGCAAACCTTGCCAATTTCGACCCGATCTGGGGCACGCAATATGTCGTGCGCAATGCCGCCGCGCTGGTCTGGGATACGCTCTACGGCGTCGATTCCGCGCTGCAGCCGCAGCGGCAGATGGTCGAGGCCGAGGAAGTGACCGACGACGGCACCACCTGGACGTTCAAATTGCGGCCGGGGCTCAAATTCCATGACGGCGAGCCGGTGCTGAGCAAGGACGTCGTTGCGAGTCTCACTCGCTGGGCGGCACGCGATCCGATGGGGCTGATGCTCAAGGCGCTGCAGCAGGAACTCACCGCTGTCGACGACCGCACCTTCAAATGGGTGCTGAAGCAGCCGTTCCCGAAGATGCTCTATGCGCTCGGCAAGAACAACTCGCCTTGCGCCTTCATCATGCCGGAGCGCATCGCGCAGACCGACCCGTTCAAGCAGATCGGCGATTATGTCGGCTCGGGGCCGATGAAGTTCGCCAAGGGTGAGTGGGTCCCGGGCGCCAAAGCCGTGTTCGAAAAATTCGCCGACTATGTGCCGCGGCAGGAGAAGGCATCGTGGCTCGCCGGCGGCAAGCAGATGCTGCTCGACCGCGTCGAATGGATCGTGATGCCGGATCCGGCGACCGCCGCGGCCGCGTTGCAAAACGGCGAGATCGACTGGTGGGAGAACCCCATCGCGGACCTCGTCCCGGTCCTGAAGAAGAACAAGAACATCAGCGTCGACATCGGCGATCCCCTCGGCAATGTCGGCTCGTTCCGCATGAACTTCCTGTATCCGCCCTTCAACGACGTGCGGGCGCGGCGCGCAGTGCTGATGGCGATGAGCCAGGAAGACTATATGCGTGCGCTCGTCGGCGACGACAATTCGCTGTGGAAGTCGCTGCCGGGCTTCTTCACGCCCGATACGCCGCTCTACACCGAGGCGGGCGGCGAAGTCTTGAAGGGCAAGCGCGATCTCGACGCCGCCAAGAAGCTGCTCGCGGAGAGCGGCTATTCCGGCCAACCGGTGACGTGCCTGGTGGCGCAGGACCAGCCGATCACCAAGGCGTTCGGCGATGTGACCGCCGATCTCTTGAAGCAGCTCGGCATGAATGTCGATTTCGTCGCGAACGATTGGGGCACGGTCGGCTCCCGCCGCGCGCAGAAGACGCCGCCCGGACAGGGCGGCTGGAACATGTTCCACACCTGGCATGCGGGCTCGGACTGCATCAATCCGGCGCCCTACACCGCCATTCGCGCCAACGGCGACAAGGCGTGGTTCGGCTGGCCGAGCAGCCCCGGCACCGAGAAGGAGGTCACGTCCTGGTTCGAGGCCAAGAACCTCGACGAGGAGAAGGCCGCGGTCGCTCGCCTCAACAAGGTCGCGCTCGAGGACGTCGTCTACGCGCCGACCGGCTTCTTCCTCAGCTACACGGCCTGGCGCAAGAACGTCTCCGGCATCACGAAAGGGCCGCTGCCGTTCTTCTGGGGCGTGTCGAAATCCGCATGA